The following nucleotide sequence is from Mytilus edulis chromosome 13, xbMytEdul2.2, whole genome shotgun sequence.
tcctgtatcaagtcaggaataaagGCAGGtcaaatagtttgtttttatatatgttgtcgtttgtttattaaGCAGGGCAGTGCTTCtattgttccgttgttttcctcttatatgtaatgcgtttctctcggttttattttttaacacggatttgttttcccttatttaatcaatttatgactattaatcagcggtacactactgttgcctatattaaATGTTacgttttctatgtagtgttttgttgACCGTTGCTTTTCTTTTCATCTTTTTCGATTTTGTCCGTGgtgttacatatttatgtttttctTAACCTTTTTGTTTTTCACCCCTTCCCCCCCCCTCCAATGTGTTTCTCTGTGCATTTTTAATGCTGAGTTGTTAATAACACATTTTATTCCACTGCATGTTGATTTGGATAGCGAAATCAACATTTAATTGGTTTAAACTATCACACCTGACGTCGAACAAAACTTCTTATTCCCCTCTGAgtatcatattcccctctgaacgCCAGGATTGCCATGTGCGACGTTACCTGCgattaatgtttaaataaaacattttgatagggttttctttaaaaattatttcaagtcTAAAAAGAATAAGAAAAGAATGGATAAATAAATGATTAACTTTAAATCGGTACTGGTTATCATTGTGGATGTTGTGtttagttttaaaacaaaacagataagaaaacaattatgtaaattttatattcagaagtaaaaaaaagtgaaaaatatagACAgcggaataaaacattcatttccctttGCTTCgtgagatatgaagatttgttcaccctcgAAAAGTCATATGTCCCTCGGGCGATGCCCTCGTGAAATCTGATTtttcttgggtgaacaaatcttcatatttccctcaggcacgggaaataaatgtatagtgTCCAATATttcacaaagttttttttttttattttaaacgaaCGGTTTTGATTTTCGATTGAGGTATTAACATATTATCTGAAGTGCATGAATTTTTTCAACTTtactattttttcatttttaaaaacagttttaagtattttaaaatgcattgattgatagattgatgcTTGCCTAACGTATTTTGAATGATCTTCTTCAACTATTCTCGAGGATCTATTATTGAAATAATAGCAAATGATGAAGGAATACgtgttttgtaatttgattttgccatatgattagggactttgcgattgaattttcctcggaattctgtattttttcacagtgattttactttttttttttatctccttaACTTTTTTAATTCCTTCCTCAGAAACGTACATATTTgaatatatgtctctgatttcatcaaacatttttGGCTTAATCTAAATCGTGAAATAATTTTATTCCACACATGTACAAGATAACTGTTTACCTCCGTTTATAATTGTGTGTAATATGTACTTCCCTTTGAAGAGACCACCTAATAATAAATCGGACATAATTTTGTGTATATGTACTTCGGGAAAAACCGGAAAATTGACAATTGCGTCGAAAAAAATTTCATCTTATGACAATGATAACATCATTTTGAAGGGATTAAGGATACTTATATCAACATATGACTAAAGGACAATGGAGTCATCTAAACTTTTATTGAAGGtaattcatatagttttgtttgtataattCCTTAAATATGTAtcttaatgtaaaatacaataatTGATTAAGTTGAAACTGAAATAGctgtcttaaacatgttaaatgcggAAATTAAAACAAGGAAGggtaatttatatatttgttgttattgttgaaTTTCATTACCAGTCAAGCATGGTAATTTATATTGTCATGACTAACACaaaataaacatgtaaatatacctttctgtttattttcaatataagttggcaaatcaatataaaaataacgaGGAATCAGTTTCTGGATTTTCAACATCAGGAACGTTTAAACTCAAACTTTTGAAAGCGATGGATGTATATAAATAAATGGAAACATAAGAAGTTAACTGACCTAAAGGGGAATACATGCTTGCAATACACTAGCCCTGTACATCTTCATGCATATAATACACATTCAACCGCTAAATACACAATAAATGTAATACACATGCAGGCTCTAGATCTGCAGGTAAATACATTCAAACAATACACAGGCTCTGCACAAAATACATCAAAACAATACATAAGCCCTGTACAAATATATGATGACAACATGGACAATACACAGTGGCTACACGAATGCATTAGTTATGCATAGATGTATCAATATTATTTTCGTTCGAGCTGGTCGCTGTTTCTTCTGATCCCTTCCTGTGAATTTTGACGACCTAATTTTGTCATGCTACTTGTCTATGGGTAAGCTATCACAACTAAATATTTATCGGGTATTACCAAATTCAAAGTACACATGACTTTAAAGACAAAATAGTGTTTAGTGATGTCTGCGAATGCCAATGCTGGTGGAGTTTccccccgagggtattaccagcccagtagtcaacacttgaGTGTTGAtgtgaattatcattgatatagagataatcataaattaactgtttacaaaactttttttttgaaatactaactaaaggcttttctacctcaggaatagttAACCTTgcatgtatttggcaaaacttattggacttttgggtcctcaatgcccttcaacttcatactctgtttggcctttttaacttttttttattcgaacgtcactagcgcaaatacaaaatgtctATCCGGGTATCTCtgctgagtttatttacaatgtttagcAAAGTTATGTACAGTAATGTCTGCGCAAAAAAGTTTTAtctcatccaaataacaataaatGCCTTGCACCTAGCTTGTCACACAAACATGACTGTTACAACTGCAACGTTCGTAACAAATAATCATATATGCTCATGAAACATGTTCAAAtccgtttttttttcacattcttTATTATGTCAATTACCATatggtaaaaaataaattatttaatgccCAAAAAGGCGCAAGCCAGGGCCGACCGTACAAGGGCTGTATATCCAGCTAAGGTCattaaaacttccatttgttgaaaTCCGTCTTGAATAGTTGAGTATCACCGAAAATCTACAAAAGTATCATGAAGACAGGATTTTTTTCACAttacaattgaaaattttaagtttgaaATCGTAAGTTAATCCTGAGATGAGaatgcacaattttttttttttttattcagttctGTTGTATATCTGTGATGGATCCCAATTTATTGTCAAATTAACCAATTGCTTACCTACTtctgtcaatataacggaacaataaacaactgtcatacaaattaaaggtttagctagctgtaaaactcgGCTTTAATCCACCTTTTtgtcagatatatgacagttatCTTCCATGCGTCCCGTTGGTTGATGTAGTCTAACATTTGAGTTTAATattataaatggactttttttctaatttaccttgcagtttggtatttttgttattatttgtgttttgtttgttccAGTTTATAAAAACTGATTCAGAAATTCTATATGCATTAAAGTAAATTATATCGGTATAAAAAAAGTTACCTGCAGTGtataggtatattttttttaataaagtatataatacatacaaaaacCATGTTTTTTCTTCATCATCTGAGAAAATTTTATCgtcatttatattatttatgaatGCGACGCCGAAGGTTATAACGTTTATTGTAATTTGTGTGTTTATCATTACAGATAACAGTGATTATACACTTTATTTTAACGGTGTGGTAAGTATTGTATTTTAATTCTTGTATGCGTATTTTACTTGTGAATGGACTCAGTTTTATcctagatttttaccaaacttggacagaagcttcttacaatcgaAGATAGTATCGActggaatatttttattaatttttttctctcacttttGTTAAGCCAGCGATTGACAGCAAGAGTAGGCAAGACAtcgggttccgcggaacccttacaaactTTTTTTATGGAGCATATTTGGATCCTGTTATGCTTCGAAGATGCCACCATTACGATCTTGAACGTTAACGATATAAGGACAAGTTTCTGTACAATTTACCATACAAATACTATTATAATATGTATAATACGATCAAAGTTGTAGACGCAATTTTCttgcatttagaaaaaaaataacttgtgaaTCATTTCTACAGATATTGTAGTATCAATTTAGCTAACTAAAAGAAAAGTATTTATCTAAGTTACTTACTGTGCCGTTAAATATCGGgcaaattctgtaaaaaaaattaaataaagcaaTGTTTTATCTATTGATACAGGGCCACAACATCCAGCTTCTTACCGGATTCTTACATTTATATGAATTTGTTTGTTTTGCTGATTGGTATATTTTCCATTGTACATAATGAATCTTCGGAAGCAGTTTTCATGgtttgtttattaaatttagGTCATGGTGGCCTGATGCGGTTCTTTATCGTTTTCCAAATTTGACATGTTTTTCGTTTTCGAATTTGTGTTTAAGCGTTTTCTCGTGTTCgcgattttttattttcaaatatctgGTCACCATACTtgcctttcttttttcattttatatttgtcaGGTTAAGCTTTTTATAACTATATTAACGATGAGCCAGGTCATGATGAAAAGCAcataagaaaaatgaaaaacacttgtttaatctaattaaactttgtacaattttttttcgGAAAGTCAAGCAGTTGAATCAATAGTTTAATATGTCTTGAAGAGAAATACAAATTAGTAtatattttgttctattttgaACCAAACAGACTTACGAACATTCATATGACTTATTTAACTCCTTATTTTTGAAAGGTGTGGTAGTGTTAGTGTTTGACTTAAGACATTATACCATTAAAACATAGCAGAATAGGGGGATGATTAACATACGCTTTTTTACGGACATGAGTTGGTAGACCTTTATTtgattatacattgtatatgttttacatgttttacatggTTCACAAGTTTAACATGTTCTTAATGTTAAATTGTTCCAACTGTCCAATTATTCCAATTGTCCAATTAACTGTCCAATTATTCCAAATGTCAAATTGTTCCAACATGGATATGAATGTCTGTTTAGAATCGTCTGCATCCTCTCTTCTCAATAAACAAATTTGTTCATATTAAAAACTAATAGTATTAAAAAACGCTCTTAAGAATAATGCATGCAATCTGTCTCACCAAAGGAATAATTTATATACGACTGAAGATATGTACAAGTAAggattaaaaaaagatatatttacaaaattgacaaaacagATGTAAAATTTAAAGCACTAATAGCAATCTTGATTATTTCTTAGTTTTTAGTTCTCCACTGCTTTACCATTGTACAGGACATGATATTTCTAGGTATATATCAACCTATAGCAGACGAAACTGTCGAGGTACCTCATCAACGTGGTAAGTATATACTAATATAGACTAATGGAAGAGATAGTTTCCTGATTTACTGCAAATTTAGAAACctgggatataaaaaaaaaccagtaaaatCAAATGttccaaaaaacaacaacaaaacacacaTGCCACAAAGTTTACTTATTAAACACTACAGTTGAGTGAATTAGCGAATTAGTGAATTAAAACACggcaacattatttttaaaaaagataaacacaTCTTCGTTTTATATTTTAGCAACATTATACAGAAACTAGTATAATTTCAGTCATTTATATTACCCATATTAACATTTTAACGACTTAATTACcagagaaattatttttttatgaaaatttcaaGGTTTTCAATATGCATGATTttcaagatgtgatatgagtgccaattattgagacaactctccatccaagtcattatttgtaaaagcaaaccatattggtcaaagtacggtcttcaacacggagccttggctaaacATGGACCAAACATGACTAGTGTATAACCATTCAAACGCTTAAACCAACGGTCTACTGTATATAAGTAACGAGAACATtcatgaaccacaccaacaaacgacaaccactgaatatcagGTTCATGAGTTAGTGCAGGTTTAtgcaaacaaatacatttttacattatACATGCATTTATGCcctttttatttgttgtttcgcCTATCTGACAGGTTGATGTTGATAAACCCTGTGTATATCAATATTTGCGTATGCGTTGTTCAATTGTCTAGTAAATATCGATATATTGGTAGAAGAAATACCATAATACGAATCTCGTTTTGAAAAATGaagaattattaaaaagaaaatgcgAATTTTGTGCACAGGTTCGTGTATAAGGAAAAGGTTATGGTTTGTATCAGTGTTAACAAGTGCATCACTTGCCTCCTTTGAAATGAGttgatttgatatttaaaatgttGCTTTATCTTTCAGATAGTGTGAAGAATAGGTACAGATTCAGTCTTGGGTATCCTTTGGACATcaattatttatcagtatttgATCATTAACATATCATTTTCTTTCAATTCACATCAATTATATTACCTGTATTCCataatattaatgaaaaattaaaaaggaaagtcccttatcaaatcgcaaaatcaaaagctcaaacacatcagacgaCTGGATAAAAACTATCGTacacctgacttggtacaggtattttcttatataGATCGTCATTATAAAGTCTAGACCCCATACAAAAACAACCAGAACCATGATTGACATTTGGATCGagttgttgtatatatatatgttttatatatttttttcaaccaggCTCGTTAATTCAAAATATATTGCTATCAATTAAACTGTCAATTTAATGATATTGTTACTTTAGATCTGAATCAACTCACcgttttaaaatcaaatacaaatttgaagaATATGTTGCGATTTGTTAACAACACCACAAACAATTGAATAtgaataatctcatcatagataacaggattaaattttgtattaacgccagacgcgcgtttcgtctacaaaagactcacctgtgacgcttgaatccaaaaaagataATAAAGTACGTAGTTAAAGAGCATCgaggacaaaaattcctaaaagttatgcaaAATACGACTATGGTCATCTATTCCTTAGGTAGAaatgccttagtatttcaaaacttCAAACGTTTGGTAAACAGTTAATTGAAAATGCAACTAATGACATTATTTTCCTCTCGCGACATGAACAATCAAATACCAATGGtcctttaaattttgaaaagacGAATTAACCACTATGAAATATTTTTCCTCACCTGTGTAATAGTATGTGCATTACAAACCTGATAATAAAACCAGTGACAGCTTTCTTTCTGTATAAAGTGTGGCAAGAAAGACAGGGGAATACAGTTAACCTTCCATTTAACATTCCTGGATTTGGTATGCATATTTTATATGATTCAAAGTTGTTAAACAACCCCGCAAGTCGTTGATTTAGAACATGGATCTCGAAggcatttttgtttattatttgaatttaGCCATGATAGATTTAATATGAGAATCAGTATGTTCGAGTAACTGTATAAATAACacaaatgttaaatgtatgacaCGTTCAACACGTGTTTGTAGATTGAACTTCATTAGGTTGTTTTTCTAAAAACTTAAGAAAACGGTAAAAATTTTAGAGCTAAAAACCGAAAAAGACCAAACAGTATAAGGCCCATTTTGCGTGACCACGTTTGCACAGAGTTTTGAtaactgtaaatagttatcaaagttaccaggcttATAAATTAAATTTACAGACACATATATCATTCGAATACTGCGTCTTCGTTTTGAAAGTTCCAACTTATCACAGGAAAAAATCAGTGTAACTAAACTTAATCACATGTTACTATAATGCATATTTGAGGTTATGATTTTTGATCACCGAGGATATTTGTttaacaaatctttaaaattaaGTAAGACTAATTGCCATTCGGAACAATTATAGAGGGTGCGGATGGaggtttaaaaaagaaaaattagaaaaatggcCTCTTTGGTCGGAtcgttgtcactttgacacactCCGcctttcctttctcaattttaaacacctgcagaaaacagaaacaaatgaaccccattcagaccctcatacTAGTGTAATGGATAAGAAGCAtcaatagttttaaaatatcCAAACATTGCAGTCATGTTGAACCCAAAGACCAAAAGAAAATACATATGGGAATTCTATAGACTCAAAACGGAAATATTCAGGTTGGGCTGATACAGTTAGGTTAGCAATGCAAAACGAGAGGAAATGGGATAAAAATTATTccttcaataaaaaatattttcaccaaTAGAATTGTTTATTACAGAAATTAAGACAATTAACGCTTATTTTAAATCGAAAGCACTGTTTCGCTTTAATTGACAATTGTATTGATATAGTTTATTTAATTTGTAGGAGGAGATGGAAACCCTTACAGACCTTATCATGACATTGACAGGTCGTCCGAAGGTCATGTAGAAACAGCATCAACTCCAAGAGTAATGGAAGACAGTCGCTTGACGTCATAAAGTCAGAATTGATAATTATATCACAGCGCATACCTATTCTTCATCTGACAATAAACAGCATTTATTTTGCGAAATTGTGACGTTGCAGCAGTATAATTTTAGTATTCTAAGTACTATCTTTCACAAAAAGATTGTACGACTTCCAATAATTGCTCATTTTTATGAAGTTTAAACTCGTGTTTGAGAAAATGATGATGATAAAGTCTTAATATAAAGTAATTGAATAAACGATATCACACAATTATAATGATTTTCTTGCAAACAGTCCGCTTGTTGTAACACTATTCTTTTTGATTTAATCCAAAATTTACAAATCTTGTAAATTGACATTACAAATCTTGTAAATTGACACATACATTTCTAAATTGTGCACGACACAATACACCTctcctttaaaaatataaatcttttttttatataattttttttgggaTTTCAGTAATGACATGAAAGGTCTATGTTGTGTGGTTTTTGCAAATACTGTCTGATCTACACTTTGTGtcttttgtgtcttttgttgatTGTTAAATGTTTTGGTTTCGATATGACATCGGAGTGATTAGGGACCCAGATTtgtaaaagtttttccaaacttgtttccgaattCCATATTTGAATGTTCTGGTTTTTcaaaacttgtttccgaatcAATATTTgaatgttctgttaaattgtaaCACTGCAttgttataattttcaataattaatattttttataatttgtgtgCCGGTACACCATTGTTCTATGTGGAGGAGGGGGGATGCACTCACAAACATGTCTGTTTTCATTCTTTGTGTCTGTCAAAATTCAAGAGCCTGTAATTGATTGATTGCATGGCGTTTGTTTCTGGTTATAacatttgttttcgtttattgttttgaaaataaataaatcaggcAACAAGATTGTTTGCATTTGTCATTTAAGGTGGCTCGGGGCCTATTCAAAGTTTCCATCAGAAGTGccgtaatttttgttattttattctttacaaaaattgaatcaaattggtcgaaaaaaatagggggtcacggaccatttaagctcagaattttaattttaaacaggtatgtaaaagggaccatttttcaatgaaatgatagggaaaatagaggtgttgacatatttttatcggattatcgaaaaaacgttctatgacattTGGtcaaaaactgtaatataaaaagctgaaatatagcttcaaagaatgagcaaataaaaaaaataggtcaccgataaggaaaaaaaaatatcttgccttaaaacccaaattttggcgggaaaatggtgaaaatgggtgaaatgtcattttgacccttttaacaaatacggattataacgaaaatattctattattcacataactacaatgatttaacatttctaatcaatcaaaatattttaaaaaattatatcgaatttacgacaaatacttttgtaattcatgcgtgaaattatgcgcagtcgaatagtcccgagccaccttaagggcatttatagcttgctattctgTATGAGTTCTGCTCATTGTCGAATAGATACGAGGATACAACTTTTATGGAGTATCAGACCAAATAATTATAACTTTAATATATAGTTAGGAAACCCTATTATTTAGAGGTTGAATATATATTTTCGGATATTTTAAATACACATTCTTGACCTAGTCTTTATTGATGTATTGACTTTGTAAACACTAAGTTTACATAGTTGACATTATCTTTATTGTTCTAGATGAAATGCTGAAAACATAAACCCATTACTCAAAGATAGTTATACCTTAAGTAAACACCTTGATTCATAAGGAAGTTATACACTTTTATCAAAGATTCTACACaagaaatgaatatttatatacaCAAAATAGTTTCCTGTCAAAATAtggaacaagaaaaaaaaacctaaagacATGGATTAAGAATTTTACAAGCAACTTTTATTCAGAATTACTTAGgaaaaatacacattttaaacgaaaataacaaactttttcttcAAGTTTTAACTTACAAAAATATTAGCCTAAAGTCAAACAAGACCAAGAATTTTATCTAAGATTTCCAAATTTTGACACTAGACGTTTATTAACAAAAATTAGAATAAGTGACCATAATTTACTAGATATCTAAAATACCTCGGGACAATAGAACATGTTTTAGTATCCAAGAAATGACACAAAGACCTAACTGAAGCAATGATCGAagaatgaggtcgaggtcaggtgaCCACAGTCAGAGATACAAGTAGACCTAGCAAGGATCCCATTTACCAAATACCACATTACTAACAAGTGAGAGCTTCCAAATTTCCAAATGTATTAAAGCAGCTATAGCTTCAGCTAACAAATTTAAGCAGACATATGAGAGAAACAATTCTAACTGAGATTACAAACTACCTGCTAAACTAcaaaagaatgataaaaaaatctAATAAGACAGATTTCAACAAATTACAACCACTGAAAAAATATACTAGCTTGGGATTATAATATTTGTGTGAACACTCAACCCTTCTTACCTTATATATATAGTCAGCGGCcaaacagcacaacataagaacaagtTCATATATCAGTTAACTacagaaaattataaacaaatcaaaCTTGTTCATCTGATGCCATTTCTTGACCCTGAGGATTAGTATATCTATGTGTAATAACATTCCATGAAggtttaaacaaaattttgacaTATTAAATTTAATTCCAGGCATATAATGaatgtaaaagaaaacaataatttcaCTCCTAACCTTAATAAAGCTTTATCAAATTCTGTGAATATGACATAAATGTTGATGTCTAACAAATTGAAATTCAGACTGCATCTAAAGTCTAAACGTATCATGTGTTAAGTCTGACTAGCTGTTTGTTCTTTACAtactttaacaatgtttaatgtcTGCCAAGTTATCTTAAAATAATACAGGTGTTTAATAAGACGAGCCACATCTGCTATGCTTTCTTCGTTAaaattttgtaactttaaaaacatTTCGGATGGAGGATGTACTGGTTACCGGAACTTTGGAAACACAAAAACAGGTATTTTGAATCTGAGAAACAGCCAATTTATACCCTCAATTTTAAAAGACACAGTAAAAATACAAGCTTTCAAATCATTGGGcgtctttatatttatatatgttctgCAGATTGTAGTTATCTATAGTTATTATGGAATGGATTTGCACTcgtatcaaaaatttaaataaaaagacatcCAAAAGAGCTTGCATAGTTCATTTATGGTGGTATATAAATAAAGTACCCATCAATGTTccaataaaagaaaagaatagaagaacatgtatatcaaatattaCGATCTGTGATTTGAACTCCCCAAAAATTAGAAACAATGATTGCCTCTAATGGTCCTGTTCTTCATGAATGATGAATTTTTATAACTTCCATTGGTCGTGTTTTCATCAAGTAAAGATTGCATGTGAAGGTGGTAAAAACCTTTATCTATAAGAATAAAAAATTGccctaaataaactcatcacagataccaggattaaaaattttattatacgccagacgcgcgtttcgtctacaaaagactcatcagtgacgctctaatccaaAAAAGTAAGAAGCCAAATTAAGTACAAAGTAaaacagcattgaggaccaaaattcctaaaagttttgccaaacacagctaaggtaatatttGCCTAAGGTAGCAAAGCCttaatactttaaaaattcaaaattttgtaaacagttaatttataactataaccatattaatgataattcatgtcagcaccaaaaaaaatatgctgactactgggctggtgataccctcggggaaataaatctcctaAGCGTTCTGATTCTTCATCAATAAGTATTAAATATTGTCATTAATCATCTATtagaatttaatattttgtttagtaGTCGGGTTTAGTTATCATCTATGTGATACTTGTATAAAGATTGTTTCTAATAGTCAAATTCTTCATCAATTATAATCAAAAAGGGGGTCAGGTGGTTGCATATATAACATATGAGAGTTGATGAATGACTATAGTGGTCACGATCTTAATCTATCAGAATAAAATATTGCCGTAGTTATCgtattttttgtattaattatTATTCAAATGTGGATCTAGAGGCCGAGTTCTTAATTGTTAAGAATTAAAGATTGGCTCTGACGGTCGAATTCTCTATATATTAGAATTAAAGATTGCCGATATTCGTCGCAGTCTTCAtctatgacaaataaagattgcCTCTAGTGGTCACAATTATCATCGTTTAGAATTAAAGATTGCCCTAAGAGTTCTGATTCTTCATTAATAAGTATCAAAAATTGTAGCAGGTGGTCATTATCATCATCTTTTAAAGTTTAAGATTGTGTTTAGTAGTCGGGTTCTTCatcatttaatattaaaaaagtgACTCTGGTGGTTACATATATCACCTATGAGTA
It contains:
- the LOC139500914 gene encoding type-1 angiotensin II receptor-associated protein-like encodes the protein MESSKLLLKITVIIHFILTVWATTSSFLPDSYIYMNLFVLLIGIFSIVHNESSEAVFMFLVLHCFTIVQDMIFLGIYQPIADETVEVPHQRDSVKNRYRFSLGMCITNLIIKPVTAFFLYKVWQERQGNTVNLPFNIPGFGGDGNPYRPYHDIDRSSEGHVETASTPRVMEDSRLTS